A window from Lagopus muta isolate bLagMut1 chromosome 5, bLagMut1 primary, whole genome shotgun sequence encodes these proteins:
- the SFXN2 gene encoding sideroflexin-2 has product MAAVPLGFDIDAPRWDQSTFVGRLWHFFNITDPRTVLVPERELDRAQAVVAGCRAGMVPPGSSREQLLYAKKLYDSAFHPDSGEKMNLIGRMSFQVPGGMAITGCMLQFYRTVPAVVFWQWVNQSFNAIVNYTNRNAASPISLAQIGVAYVTATTTALATAVGLNLYTKRAPPLLARWVPFAAVAAANCVNIPMMRQQEIIHGISVTDEDNNELGHSRRAAVKGIAQVVVSRITMAAPGMIILPIIMERLEMFPFMQRIRVLHAPLQVLLCGGFLLFMVPAACALFPQRCSLALADLEPELRDSIVTKHGDKVPFVYFNKGL; this is encoded by the exons ATGGCTGCTGTGCCCCTCGGCTTCGACATTGACGCCCCGCGCTGGGACCAGAGCACCTTCGTGGGGCGGCTGTGGCACTTCTTCAACATCACTGACCCGCGCACCGTGCTGGTGCCGGAGCGGGAGCTGGACCGGGCACAGGCTGTGGTGGCAGGCTGCAG ggctgggatggtgcCGCCGGGGAGCAGCCGGGAGCAGCTGCTGTATGCCAAGAAGCTGTACGACTCGGCCTTCCACCCCGACAGCGGTGAGAAGATGAACCTCATTGGCAGGATGTCCTTCCAGGTGCCAGGTGGCATGGCTATCACTGGCTGCATGCTGCAGTTCTACCG GACAGTGCCGGCTGTGGTGTTCTGGCAGTGGGTGAACCAGTCCTTCAATGCCATTGTCAACTACACCAACCGCAATGCTGCGTCCCCCATCTCTCTGGC GCAAATAGGAGTGGCTTACGTCACGGCCACCACGACAGCCCTGGCCACTGCTGTGGGACTCAACCTCTACACCAAG CGTGCGCCTCCTTTGCTTGCCCGTTGGGTCCCTTTTGCAGCTGTAGCTGCTGCCAACTGCGTGAACATCCCAATGatgaggcagca GGAGATCATCCATGGGATATCAGTGACTGATGAGGACAACAATGAGCTTGGGCACTCCAGG agagcagcagtgaaaggCATTGCGCAGGTTGTGGTCTCCAGGATCACTATGGCAGCTCCAGGCATGA TCATTCTGCCCATCATCATGGAGCGGCTGGAGATGTTCCCCTTCATGCAG CGGATCCGGGTTCTCCACGCGCcgctgcaggtgctgctgtgtggtggGTT CCTGCTGTTCATGGTGCCGGCAGCCTGTGCCCTGTTCCCTCAGAGATG CTCTCTTGCACTGGCTGACCTTGAGCCGGAGCTGCGGGACAGCATCGTGACCAAGCACGGGGACAAAGTGCCATTTGTCTACTTTAACAAAGGGCTGTGA